Proteins from a genomic interval of Streptomyces fodineus:
- a CDS encoding DUF1684 domain-containing protein — MTTEVTTTELQAFTDDWLGWYRAQEARLADPHGFLAITGLHWLDDRPQRFPDAPGTWHTGRDGVVVHLDDGEELVVDGTPVRGEHRFGVLAERSGVDAVWKDAVIEVAKRGGHDIVRPRHPDAPLRAAFTGTPAYAPDPRWSVTGRYVPFDEPRPTTVGAAVEGLEHVYDAPGRIEFELNGRQLSLTAFPGHGAGRLMVLFTDGTSGVTTYAANRVLAVAPPAADGTVVLDFNRAANLPCAYTDLATCPLPPAENRLPVAIEAGLKIPRERGGS; from the coding sequence ATGACCACCGAGGTCACCACGACAGAGCTGCAGGCTTTCACCGATGACTGGCTGGGCTGGTACCGCGCCCAGGAGGCGAGGCTCGCGGACCCGCACGGGTTCCTGGCCATCACCGGCCTGCACTGGCTCGACGACCGGCCGCAGCGTTTCCCCGACGCGCCCGGTACGTGGCACACCGGCCGCGACGGGGTCGTCGTACATCTCGACGACGGCGAAGAACTGGTCGTGGACGGAACGCCGGTGCGGGGTGAACACCGCTTCGGCGTGCTTGCCGAGCGCAGTGGCGTCGACGCGGTCTGGAAAGACGCCGTCATCGAGGTCGCCAAGCGGGGCGGCCATGACATCGTGCGCCCCCGGCACCCGGACGCGCCGCTGCGCGCCGCCTTCACCGGAACGCCCGCCTACGCCCCCGACCCGCGCTGGTCGGTGACGGGCCGGTACGTCCCCTTCGACGAGCCGCGGCCGACCACCGTGGGCGCGGCCGTCGAGGGCCTTGAGCATGTGTACGACGCTCCGGGCAGGATCGAGTTCGAGCTGAACGGGCGTCAGCTGTCCCTGACCGCGTTCCCCGGACATGGTGCCGGCCGGCTGATGGTGCTGTTCACCGACGGGACCTCCGGGGTCACCACCTACGCCGCCAACCGGGTCCTGGCCGTCGCGCCGCCCGCAGCCGACGGCACGGTCGTCCTGGACTTCAACCGTGCCGCGAACCTGCCGTGCGCCTACACGGACCTGGCCACCTGCCCGCTGCCACCGGCCGAGAACCGGCTGCCGGTGGCGATCGAGGCGGGTCTGAAGATCCCCCGCGAGCGCGGCGGGTCCTGA